The following are encoded in a window of Eschrichtius robustus isolate mEscRob2 chromosome 1, mEscRob2.pri, whole genome shotgun sequence genomic DNA:
- the WDR20 gene encoding WD repeat-containing protein 20 isoform X4: protein MYLYNVEHACGTTGPHYQLLKQGESFAVHTCKSKSTRNPLLKWTVGEGALNEFAFSPDGKFLACVSQDGFLRVFNFDSVELHGTMKSYFGGLLCVCWSPDGKYIVTGGEDDLVTVWSFGDCRVIARGHGHKSWVSVVAFDPYTTSVEESDPMEFSGSDEDFQDLLHFGRDRANSTQSRLSKRNSTESRPVSVTYRFGSVGQDTQLCLWDLTEDILFPHQPLSRARTHTNVMNATSPPAGSTGNSVTTPGNSAPPPLPRSNSLPHSAVSSTGSKGSIADGAIASGVSKFATLSLHDRKDRHHEKDHKRNHSMGHISSKSSDKLNLVTKTKTDPAKTLGTPLCPRMEDAPLLEPLICKKIAHERLTVLIFLEDCIVTACQEGFICTWGRPGKVVSFNP from the coding sequence ATGTACTTGTATAATGTGGAGCACGCTTGTGGCACCACAGGCCCCCACTACCAGCTTCTGAAGCAGGGAGAGAGCTTTGCCGTGCACACTTGCAAGAGCAAATCCACGAGGAACCCTCTCCTCAAGTGGACGGTGGGCGAGGGGGCCCTCAACGAGTTTGCTTTCTCCCCAGATGGCAAGTTCTTGGCGTGCGTGAGCCAGGACGGCTTCCTGCGGGTGTTCAACTTTGACTCGGTGGAGCTGCACGGCACCATGAAAAGCTACTTTGGAGGCTTGCTGTGCGTGTGCTGGAGCCCGGACGGCAAGTACATCGTGACGGGCGGAGAGGACGACCTTGTGACCGTCTGGTCCTTTGGAGACTGCCGCGTGATCGCGCGGGGCCACGGGCACAAATCCTGGGTCAGCGTGGTGGCGTTTGACCCCTACACCACTAGCGTGGAAGAGAGCGACCCTATGGAGTTCAGTGGCAGCGATGAGGACTTCCAGGACCTTCTTCACTTTGGGAGAGACCGAGCAAACAGTACCCAGTCCCGGCTGTCCAAGCGGAACTCGACCGAGAGCCGCCCCGTCAGTGTCACGTATCGGTTCGGCTCCGTGGGCCAGGACACGCAGCTCTGCTTATGGGACCTCACGGAAGACATCCTTTTCCCCCACCAGCCCCTCTCCAGAGCAAGGACGCACACGAACGTCATGAACGCCACGAGTCCTCCTGCCGGAAGCACTGGCAACAGCGTCACGACCCCCGGCAACTCGGCGCCCCCTCCCCTGCCGCGGTCCAACAGCCTCCCGCACTCCGCCGTCTCCAGCACCGGCAGCAAGGGCAGCATCGCGGACGGGGCCATCGCTTCCGGGGTCAGCAAATTCGCGACGCTCTCACTACACGACCGGAAGGACAGGCACCATGAGAAAGATCACAAGCGAAACCATAGCATGGGACACATCTCTAGCAAGAGCAGTGACAAACTGAACCTAGTTACTAAAACCAAAACGGACCCAGCTAAAACTTTGGGGACGCCCCTGTGTCCTCGGATGGAAGACGCTCCCTTGTTAGAGCCgctcatctgtaaaaagataGCGCATGAAAGGCTGACTGTATTGATTTTCCTTGAAGACTGTATCGTCACTGCTTGTCAGGAGGGATTTATTTGCACATGGGGAAGGCCTGGTAAAGTGGTAAGTTTTAATCCTTAA